Below is a window of Carassius auratus strain Wakin chromosome 50, ASM336829v1, whole genome shotgun sequence DNA.
TCCagcacatttctttctttcttagacAAAATTGGTTTAGTAACAGcaatatatatacttataaaatataaagcaAGCAATTTCTTAtgtatacagaaaataaaatatatttaatgtttaacattttgattttatactttattaaattaaataattccaaACTGTtagcaaattaaaaaaagtattgtccgcaaactttattttctgtaatgttgGCAAATCTTTTTTCTATAAttataaatctttaaaatattattattattattttaatatctagCTATTCAAAACAGACCACTAAACAGTCTTTAGAAAGAAAAggcattttgtgaaaaaaaaggtACATCCATCTGTTAAATTGGGATGTTTGAGATTTTGGAACTACAAAAACATGTTGTGGCTGTTTTGGTGCTGAAACGATGCTGAAATTGTGAAAGTGAATATCTATTACCTTTACTCTGTAGCCAGCAGCCACTAGAAAAATGCAGCTTCTGATGGAGCCATGCACTTTAAACTTCTCCTCCGACTGATGCAGCCTGTACTGTGCAAAAACAATGAGATCAAGATGACAAATATACCTTCAGTATAGTTTATATGCAAACATTGTCTGTATGTGAATAAatgaactagataaaaaagttgcACGAGACATGCTTTATGCATGCTCTAGGAGGAGTCTAGGAGGAGTTAAAGTCCGAATCTTTTGTCACAGAGGAAGAAGAATAAgtgattcataaataaaataacagtgtgtTGTTGGTTGGACCTGTAGAGTCCCTGCGCCGCATCCAGACACATCTGAGTCTTTCTCTCCCAGGGCAGATTGCAGTTACTGTCCAGGACTTGTCGAAGACTCCCCTTCTCACAGTACTCCATGACTATAAGGTGTCTTGGATTTGGTCCTGTATGAGAAGGACACAATGACAATCAGATGCATGTTAAACAAGTTCAGATATGCTGATTTTCTCAAACTGAGATTATTCTTTGGTTAGAGATTGATTAAAGATTAGCACACCATTCTCATCCTCGACACAGATCCCAAACATTCTTAAGATACTGGGTGACTCAAAGCGCTTCATGGTCTCCACCTCCTTGTTAAAAACACTCCTCAGCTGACTGGAGAGAATGAATAAATGCAACAAGgaaaagtttagttttttaaatcaGTCAAGAAAATCATTGCTTTGGGACGGACTGATTTCACTCAGACTAAAAGCTAACATTTGACCACAATTATTTTTATCATCTACCTGGGGCTGGTGCTGAGCGGGCATAAGTATCTCTTGATAGCCACAGTGAACTTGTTGTATGTTCCTTTGTAAATCTCAGAATGGCTGCACTTCATGAAGGCTTTGCCAGGGAAACTGTAGGTCAGTTCCTCTGGTTTAATCTCTCTAATGTCTTGAAGATGAAGACGGGGCTTTTTCACTGCCAACCAAAGTTGagacaacatttaaaacattacttCAACAATGCTAAACTAAACATTACTTTATAAAAGCCTCACTATAATAATGAAATTCTTGACAAACGGGGACCCTTTATTATTACagtatctatttaaatatacacttatttattaaaaGCACTCTATCTTTTGAAGGTCATGCTAATAATATCATGAGTACTTTATACTTCCATCAATGTAATATCAGTTGTCTCAGTGAATATTGCAGTCCTTATACATGCACTGGTTACTACACACATTGATTACTGTAATGCTCTCCTCTCTGGTCTCACCtttaaacttcttttaaaaaattaagttggtTCAGAATCTTAGTTATCGAGCAAATTTCCCCAGTTCTTCTGTGACTGCACTGGCTTCTGGTGAAGTATTGTTTATTGGTTTTAATAATCTCCTTCTTTCATTCAAGGCTATTAATAATCTCATTCCTCCATACCTTACTGATCTTCTTCATATTTATACCCTTTCGCAATCGCTCAGATCTTGACTCTCAGTTTCTCTTGTTTGCAATTAttaactgatctgatctgattatGATTTTTATTGAGCCTGTGTTATAATGCATTggtaactttatatatataaatatttgtatattattattaatattattattattattattattattatattgtattattatactttttttcttcatttatttgtaCTTACTTGATTCCAGGATCTCTTTAATGTCCTGCACATCTTTTTGAGTTTGGTCAACTGTCTTTTGCACGGCGTCCACCATCGTGTTCGTTCCTTTGCTCTCCTGAGCTAAAGACTGGAGCACTATAGGAGATAAATTTATACTGTGTGAATACTTCGTCTAAAGCaagggtgtccaatcctgctcctggagtttagctccaaccagctaaCATTCACTTTCCTTGAAAGTTTCTAGAGAGTCTGATGATCTTGATTtttttggttcaggtgtgtttaataagGGTTGGAGCCCTTCAGGAACAGGTTTGGACAGCCCTGGTCTAAAGCTTTCAGTTGTTTCCTGGAAGTAGCCAGTTTATTCCAATTCTAATCCATACATCTTACATTCTCGAAGTTCCAAAGAGTCACTCTGCCTGTCCTCTTCATCTTCCCGCCGCCTCGTTGCTTCTTGAAACACTTTATCGATACACACTCTGTGCTCGAAATGAAGTGCTAGAGAAAGCAGCTGAGCTGCATCGTTTAGCCTCTCATTTAGGCAGCTGAACTCCTCGCCGAGGTCATACGCTTTGGCGACGCGTCTCAAATAGCTGAAGCAAGTGTATTTCTTCACTATCTTCTCTGCTGACTCCAGAGTGAGTTTAAGATTTTCAAGTCCATTTATAACCTGTTGAGGCTCAGTCCCAAAGCCATGAACCTTCACGGATTTCACCAGCTCAGCCAGAGTAGACACGCGGTGAGCCAGACGTCTGCAGCGCTTCTTGTTGGCCTTCACTTCCTCACATAGGCTGTACAGCTTTTCTGCAATGGCTAGGATTGGTTCTATGATATCCATTGCAGCTGagaatgaaaacaattaaaaaaataaatatttctcagATTCATTATCCTGAATGACTGAAGCATTATGATCTTTTGATGATTTTCAAAAAATGATCTGATTCTGAAACATAAAATGCactgtttttaaaacataaatacaaaccaATTTGTGAAACAAATGGAAAaggcaaaatgaaaaaatatcaatattaatctCATTCTTATTTAGACTgtaattgtttctcatgtggatatctgtaaaaataaatgtatatggcACCTCAGTGATAAAACTCAAGTTGGTGTCTTGACATGTATGGGGATACCCTTTCCCTCCGAGATGCTGAAGCCTGATTTAATCACTACTGATCTGCAATAGCCATTAATATTCAAGCAATTACCTGATTGGGAGGCTCAGCTGCTATATGATGCTGGGATCCAATTTACCTCAGAATCTTTCTCTTTCACTTAACAATGCTGTTTCCAAGAAGTCTCTTATCACTCACCATTATATGCTTTTCAGTGGAAGGTGCCCTGATTGCCATCCATAGCAGGGCGGCCCCTATTTTTGATGCAGTGCACCCTGAGTTTGTCTACGCTCCAGTAAACGAGGCCCCAAGGACTTCTGTAAAGAGCCACATGGGCCCAGTTCCCACGTTTTCATCCTTCCTCCCTAAGTCAGGACCTGAAGTTGCCGGAAAAATAGCCATGTCACTGACAATGCTGTCTATGAGAGAAGGTTTACAAGGGATCAAAGACCCTCATTTGCATGATTCAAGCACCCCCCTACCTCAGAGCAGTGGCCTGACGTGGCCTGACATGTACAGAGCACAGAGAAGTTCAAGTCACTTGATCACTCATTCGCACAATACCAGCAGCCCCTTGCCTCAAAACAGCTTCCAGATGTGTGCAGAGCACAGAAAAGTTCCAGGCACTCACTCATTTGCGGGAAAACGGCAGTGGCCCGCCATGTGCTGAGCACGGAGATGTTCCAGTTGCTCGGTTGCTCATTCAGAGACAATTTCAATATTAGCAACCCCTTGCCTCAAAGCAGTGGCCATCTGTGTGCAGAGCATAGAGGAGTTCCAATTGCTCACTAATTCACAGGATATCAGTAGCCCCTTTCCTCTGAACAGTGGCCAACCTTGTATAGAAAACAGAGAAGTTCCAGTCACTCGATTAGTCACGTGTTATAAGTGGCCTCTGCCTTGGAGCAGTGGTCAGCTGTGCACAGTCTACAGATGCACTTTGGC
It encodes the following:
- the LOC113067127 gene encoding mixed lineage kinase domain-like protein, yielding MDIIEPILAIAEKLYSLCEEVKANKKRCRRLAHRVSTLAELVKSVKVHGFGTEPQQVINGLENLKLTLESAEKIVKKYTCFSYLRRVAKAYDLGEEFSCLNERLNDAAQLLSLALHFEHRVCIDKVFQEATRRREDEEDRQSDSLELRELLQSLAQESKGTNTMVDAVQKTVDQTQKDVQDIKEILESMKKPRLHLQDIREIKPEELTYSFPGKAFMKCSHSEIYKGTYNKFTVAIKRYLCPLSTSPSQLRSVFNKEVETMKRFESPSILRMFGICVEDENGPNPRHLIVMEYCEKGSLRQVLDSNCNLPWERKTQMCLDAAQGLYRLHQSEEKFKVHGSIRSCIFLVAAGYRVKLGGFELAKTETSLQKNKSKMNSVLHYNSPQQLQNINYTYDKACEIYSFGIVLWEIATRDVPFKDCTTPRQIYQKVCVEKIMEALPEDCPKQLKQLINACRSFEPFLRPTAGVLVDRLFNMVEDD